The Macaca fascicularis isolate 582-1 chromosome 1, T2T-MFA8v1.1 genome includes a window with the following:
- the PSMB4 gene encoding proteasome subunit beta type-4, with protein MEAFLGSRSGLWAGGPAPGQFYRIPSTPDSFMDPASALYRGPITRTQNPMVTGTSVLGVKFEGGVVIAADMLGSYGSLARFRNISRIMRVNNSTMLGASGDYADFQYLKQVLGQMVIDEELLGDGHSYSPRAIHSWLTRAMYSRRSKMNPLWNTMVIGGYADGESFLGYVDMLGVAYEAPSLATGYGAYLAQPLLREVLEKQPVLSQTEARNLVERCMRVLYYRDARSYNRFQIATVTEKGVEIEGPLSAETNWDIAHMISGFE; from the exons ATGGAAGCGTTTTTGGGGTCGCGGTCCGGACTTTGGGCGGGGGGTCCGGCCCCAGGACAGTTTTACCGTATTCCATCCACTCCCGATTCCTTCATGGATCCAGCGTCTGCACTTTACAGAGGTCCAATCACACGGACCCA GAACCCCATGGTGACCGGGACCTCAGTCCTCGGCGTTAAGTTCGAGGGCGGAGTGGTGATTGCCGCAGACATGCTGGGATCCTACGGCTCCTTGGCTCGTTTCCGCAACATATCTCGCATCATGCGAGTCAACAATAGTACCATGCTGGGTGCCTCTGGGGACTATGCTGATTTCCAGTATTTGAAGCAAGTTCTCGGCCAGATGGT GATTGATGAGGAGCTTCTGGGAGATGGACATAGTTATAGTCCTAGAGCTATTCATTCATGGCTGACCAGGGCCATGTACAGCCGGCGCTCAAAGATGAACCCTTTGTGGAATACCATGGTCATCGGAGGCTATGCTGATGGAGAGAG CTTCCTCGGTTATGTGGACATGCTTGGTGTAGCCTATGAAGCCCCTTCGCTGGCCACTGGTTATGGTGCCTACTTGGCTCAG CCTCTGCTGCGAGAAGTTCTGGAGAAGCAGCCAGTGCTAAGCCAGACCGAGGCCCGTAACCTAGTAGAACGCTGCATGCGAGTGCTGTACTACCGAGATGCCCGTTCTTACAACCGG tttcaaaTCGCCACTGTAACTGAAAAAGGTGTTGAAATAGAGGGACCATTGTCTGCAGAGACCAACTGGGATATTGCCCACATGATCAG tgGCTTtgaatga